One window of the Amycolatopsis mediterranei genome contains the following:
- a CDS encoding PIG-L deacetylase family protein yields the protein MGTLVSFHAHPNDDTTTCGGVLRKAHEDGHRVVLVLATRGELGYNPDGLLAEGETLGDRRAVEARAAADVLGVDRLEFLGYTDSGMTAAADGAGTFQTADVEEAARKLAAILREERADVLTVYDEKGTYGDPDHIQVHRVGTRAAELAGTAKVFQSTINREHIKANQRVLAEQAGVDLPAGPDFGTPEAELTCRVDVSAYTEYKRKALLAHASQITPQSTLFTDLPEDTFRTMFGTEWFIRAGQGPGITETDLMA from the coding sequence ATGGGCACTCTCGTTTCCTTCCACGCACACCCCAACGACGACACCACCACCTGCGGAGGCGTCCTGCGCAAGGCCCACGAGGACGGCCACCGCGTCGTCCTCGTGCTCGCCACCCGCGGCGAACTCGGCTACAACCCGGACGGTCTCCTCGCCGAGGGCGAGACCTTGGGCGACCGACGGGCCGTCGAAGCCCGGGCGGCCGCCGACGTGCTCGGGGTGGACCGGCTCGAGTTCCTCGGCTACACCGATTCCGGGATGACGGCCGCGGCCGACGGCGCCGGCACGTTCCAGACCGCCGACGTCGAGGAAGCGGCGCGGAAGCTCGCCGCGATCCTGCGCGAGGAGCGGGCGGACGTGCTGACGGTGTACGACGAGAAGGGCACCTACGGCGACCCCGACCACATCCAGGTGCACCGCGTCGGCACGCGGGCCGCGGAACTGGCGGGCACGGCGAAGGTCTTCCAGTCCACGATCAACCGCGAGCACATCAAGGCGAACCAGCGCGTGCTCGCCGAGCAGGCCGGCGTCGACCTGCCCGCGGGCCCGGACTTCGGCACCCCGGAGGCCGAGCTCACCTGCCGCGTCGACGTCTCCGCGTACACCGAGTACAAGCGCAAGGCGCTGCTCGCCCACGCCAGCCAGATCACCCCGCAGTCCACGCTGTTCACGGACCTGCCGGAGGACACGTTCCGCACCATGTTCGGCACCGAGTGGTTCATCCGCGCCGGTCAGGGGCCGGGCATCACCGAAACCGACCTGATGGCGTAA
- a CDS encoding alpha/beta hydrolase, with product MVYAFDPELATAVPALPVTDLGDLALARAGVRELRERLPRPDTAGLRIDDVRVPGDGHEVALRVYRPVRPRTPAALYFVHGGGFVVGDLDVALVPCVELVRALGIAVVSVDYRLAPETRYPGPLEDVYTGLCWLVGHAEELGVDPRRIVTYGISSGGCLSGGLALLARDRGGPPIAYQFLNAPVLDDRLETPSMREFVDTPLWNRPQAEISWDAYLGPGVRATDAVPYYAAPARATDLSGLPPAYVAVKQFDPLRDEGIAYAVAMQAAGVNVELHLFPGTFHGSARCTDAAISRREQEEQFAVLRHVTGR from the coding sequence ATGGTCTATGCGTTCGACCCCGAGCTCGCCACCGCAGTGCCGGCCCTGCCGGTCACCGACCTCGGCGACCTCGCCCTGGCCCGGGCGGGCGTCCGCGAGCTCAGAGAGCGCTTGCCGAGGCCGGACACGGCGGGCCTGCGGATCGACGACGTCCGGGTCCCCGGCGACGGGCACGAGGTGGCGCTGCGCGTCTACCGCCCGGTCCGGCCACGGACGCCGGCGGCCCTGTACTTCGTCCACGGCGGCGGGTTCGTGGTCGGCGACCTCGACGTCGCCCTGGTGCCCTGCGTCGAGCTGGTCCGGGCGCTGGGGATCGCGGTGGTGTCGGTGGACTACCGGCTGGCACCGGAGACGCGCTACCCCGGCCCGCTCGAGGACGTCTACACCGGCTTGTGCTGGCTCGTCGGGCACGCGGAGGAGCTGGGCGTGGACCCGAGGCGGATCGTCACGTACGGCATCAGCTCGGGAGGCTGCCTCAGCGGCGGCTTGGCCTTGCTGGCCCGCGACCGCGGCGGGCCGCCCATCGCCTACCAGTTCCTGAACGCCCCGGTCCTGGACGACCGGCTCGAGACGCCGAGCATGCGCGAGTTCGTCGACACGCCGTTGTGGAACCGGCCGCAGGCCGAGATCAGCTGGGACGCCTACCTCGGACCGGGTGTCCGGGCTACGGACGCGGTGCCGTACTACGCAGCCCCGGCCCGCGCGACCGACTTGAGCGGGCTGCCGCCGGCATACGTCGCGGTGAAGCAGTTCGACCCGCTGCGGGACGAAGGGATCGCGTACGCGGTGGCGATGCAGGCGGCGGGGGTGAACGTCGAGCTGCATCTGTTCCCGGGCACGTTTCATGGCTCGGCCCGGTGCACGGACGCGGCGATCAGCCGGCGTGAGCAGGAGGAGCAGTTCGCGGTCCTGCGGCACGTGACCGGCCGCTGA
- a CDS encoding MFS transporter produces MHATAAVTETRNPRRWLILAVISLAQLVVLVDNTVLNLAIPKLTEDLGATTADIQWMINAYALVQSGLLLTAGSFSDRYGRKRSLLAGLLLFGVGSLAAAFSLSSGQLIAARAGMGIGGALLTTTTLAVVMQVFDEKELPKAIGLWSAVSSFGYASGPLIGGALLAHFWWGSIFLINIPVALLGCVAVAKLVPESKDPQGARPDLVGAALSTIGMAGIVYAIISGPEHGWASATVLVAAGIGVAALAAFVRWELHVPHPMLDMGLFRNRRFNGAISGGLLVAFGMGGSVFLLTQQLQLVLGYDPLEAGLRTAPLALVVVALNVAGLGAKLLEKLGIAMTIAVGMTLNAVGLAMVAVLGTPDRGYGGMLAGLLVMGGGIALAMPAMANAIMTSIPAEKAGAGAAVQGTVNQFGSGLGVAILGAVLNSRFAALLPIGLGAGAAGSLHEALLQARTPALQAQVRDAFAGGVRASELIGALAVVLGGLLAGLLLRRAARSEAHQAA; encoded by the coding sequence ATGCACGCCACGGCGGCGGTGACCGAAACCCGGAATCCACGGCGCTGGCTGATTCTGGCCGTCATCTCGCTGGCCCAGCTGGTCGTCCTGGTCGACAACACGGTTTTGAACCTGGCCATCCCCAAGCTCACCGAAGATCTCGGCGCCACCACCGCCGATATCCAATGGATGATCAACGCCTACGCCCTCGTCCAATCCGGGCTGCTTTTGACGGCCGGCAGTTTCAGTGACCGGTACGGCCGGAAACGGTCGTTGCTCGCCGGGCTCCTGCTGTTCGGCGTGGGTTCGCTGGCCGCGGCGTTCAGCCTGTCGTCCGGGCAGCTGATCGCCGCGCGGGCCGGGATGGGCATCGGCGGTGCGCTGCTGACCACCACCACGCTGGCCGTCGTCATGCAGGTCTTCGACGAAAAAGAACTGCCGAAGGCGATCGGGCTGTGGAGCGCGGTCAGCTCCTTCGGCTACGCCAGCGGCCCGCTGATCGGCGGCGCGCTGCTCGCGCACTTCTGGTGGGGCTCGATCTTCCTCATCAACATCCCGGTGGCGCTGCTCGGCTGCGTCGCCGTGGCGAAACTCGTGCCGGAATCCAAGGACCCGCAAGGCGCCCGGCCCGATCTGGTCGGTGCCGCGCTCTCCACGATCGGCATGGCCGGGATCGTCTACGCGATCATCTCCGGCCCGGAGCACGGCTGGGCCTCGGCCACCGTCCTGGTGGCGGCCGGCATCGGCGTGGCCGCGCTGGCCGCGTTCGTCCGGTGGGAGCTGCACGTGCCGCACCCCATGCTCGACATGGGTTTATTCCGCAACCGCCGGTTCAACGGCGCGATCTCCGGCGGCCTGCTGGTCGCCTTCGGGATGGGCGGCTCGGTCTTCCTGCTGACGCAGCAACTGCAGCTCGTGCTCGGCTACGACCCCCTGGAGGCCGGGCTCCGGACGGCTCCGCTCGCGCTGGTGGTCGTCGCGCTGAACGTCGCCGGGCTCGGCGCGAAGCTGCTCGAGAAGCTGGGCATCGCCATGACGATCGCCGTCGGGATGACGCTGAACGCCGTCGGGCTCGCCATGGTGGCCGTGCTGGGCACGCCCGATCGCGGGTACGGCGGAATGCTGGCCGGCCTGCTCGTCATGGGTGGCGGTATCGCGCTGGCCATGCCCGCCATGGCCAACGCCATCATGACCTCGATCCCGGCCGAGAAGGCGGGGGCGGGAGCCGCGGTGCAGGGCACCGTGAACCAGTTCGGCAGCGGGCTCGGCGTCGCCATCCTCGGCGCCGTGCTCAACTCGCGGTTCGCCGCGCTGCTGCCGATCGGCCTCGGTGCCGGCGCCGCCGGTTCGCTGCACGAAGCGCTGCTCCAGGCGCGGACCCCCGCACTGCAGGCGCAGGTGCGCGACGCCTTCGCCGGCGGCGTGCGCGCCAGCGAGCTGATCGGGGCGCTGGCCGTGGTCCTCGGCGGCCTGCTCGCCGGCCTGCTGCTGCGCCGGGCGGCCCGGTCGGAGGCGCACCAGGCGGCCTGA
- a CDS encoding TetR/AcrR family transcriptional regulator produces the protein MGKRASQPRESVWLSPRPARKHRAGESELDREKIVATAVRVLDAEGDAKFSMRLLAEELNVTPMSVYWYVANKDDLLELALDAVAGEIELPSLDDGNDWREDLRALARAWRRTMVAHPWAIRCYGEYLNIGPSSLRFTECAQAVMACSPLPLKDRSAALNVVFQYVYGFTATESRWLEHLAETGRTAEEFAAEVTGSMAAMSSTLEQGGLLERDGDQSMEQLRDRDFDRGLNWLFTGMVAGG, from the coding sequence ATGGGCAAACGGGCCTCGCAGCCCCGCGAGAGCGTGTGGCTTTCCCCGCGGCCGGCCCGCAAGCACCGGGCCGGCGAATCCGAGCTCGACCGCGAAAAGATCGTCGCCACCGCGGTCCGCGTCCTCGACGCCGAGGGCGACGCGAAGTTCTCGATGCGGCTGCTGGCCGAGGAACTCAACGTGACCCCGATGTCGGTGTACTGGTACGTCGCGAACAAGGACGACCTGCTCGAGCTGGCCCTCGATGCGGTGGCCGGCGAGATCGAGCTCCCGTCGCTCGACGACGGCAACGACTGGCGCGAGGACCTGCGCGCGCTCGCCCGCGCGTGGCGCCGCACGATGGTGGCCCACCCGTGGGCGATCCGCTGCTACGGCGAGTACCTGAACATCGGCCCGAGCAGCCTCCGCTTCACCGAGTGCGCCCAGGCGGTGATGGCCTGCTCACCGTTGCCGCTGAAGGACCGCTCGGCGGCGCTGAACGTGGTCTTCCAGTACGTCTACGGCTTCACGGCGACGGAGAGCCGCTGGCTGGAGCACCTCGCCGAAACGGGCCGCACGGCGGAGGAGTTCGCCGCCGAGGTGACGGGCAGCATGGCGGCGATGTCCTCGACGCTGGAGCAGGGCGGCCTGCTGGAGCGGGACGGCGACCAGTCGATGGAGCAGCTGCGGGACCGGGACTTCGACCGCGGGCTGAACTGGCTGTTCACCGGCATGGTCGCCGGCGGGTGA
- a CDS encoding pyridoxamine 5'-phosphate oxidase family protein, translating into MTEKEEQEFLAGKHIGVLAVHRRSGPPLAVPMWYGYSPGGDVLLWTDGEDTLKGRLIKKNGAFTLVVQNEDPPYRYVSVSGPVTAWEEATVEAAYSVASRYLPERQAREFVEAFNAGHVIIRMTPDRWRSVDYGKTSNVLTDREGTRLREHVQTARRGRGRD; encoded by the coding sequence ATGACCGAGAAGGAAGAGCAGGAGTTCCTGGCCGGCAAGCACATCGGCGTGCTGGCGGTGCACCGGCGAAGCGGCCCGCCGCTGGCGGTACCGATGTGGTACGGCTACTCCCCCGGCGGCGACGTGCTGTTGTGGACCGACGGCGAGGACACCTTGAAGGGCAGGCTGATCAAGAAGAACGGCGCCTTCACCTTGGTGGTCCAGAACGAGGATCCGCCCTACCGGTACGTTTCCGTGTCGGGTCCGGTGACGGCGTGGGAAGAAGCCACCGTCGAGGCCGCGTATTCGGTGGCGTCGCGGTACCTGCCAGAGCGGCAGGCGCGGGAGTTCGTCGAGGCGTTCAACGCGGGCCACGTGATCATCCGGATGACGCCGGACCGCTGGCGCAGCGTCGACTACGGCAAGACGTCGAACGTCCTCACCGACCGCGAAGGGACCCGGCTGCGGGAACACGTGCAGACGGCCCGGCGTGGGCGCGGGCGCGACTGA
- a CDS encoding cytochrome P450: MTETVAFPQDRTCPYQPAPGYEPLADRRPIAEVTLYDGRKAWAVTGHELARKLLCDPRISSDRTNPAWPMVSAAAAVEFTDVQQKVIKLLTALVGVDGPAHRARRKLVQAGFTVKRIDSLRPKIQALVDRQIDEMIAEGAPVDLLKKFASPVPLIALCDLLGIPHEDQDYFEKKAHQILFGPDAGGAYDELMAYLTKLIDKAEQNPGEEGFLQALLAERDPSSDVDHEEILQMFLIVLVTGHDTTSSSIGLGAFTLLQHPERLAELRADPSLMPAAVDELTRFVVVPDGLQRVAADDIEVDADTTIRKGDGVFFLFSLINRDEEAYEDGDRLDWHRPTFRDHLTYGFGTHQCAGMNHARAIMEIAFRRLIDRLPGLRLAVPADEVRVKPGDAFQGLAELPVTW, encoded by the coding sequence TTGACGGAGACCGTCGCCTTCCCGCAAGACCGCACCTGCCCGTACCAGCCGGCGCCGGGTTACGAACCGCTCGCCGACCGGCGCCCGATCGCCGAGGTCACCCTCTACGACGGCCGCAAGGCCTGGGCGGTCACCGGGCACGAACTGGCCCGCAAGCTGCTGTGCGACCCGCGCATCTCCAGTGACCGGACCAATCCCGCGTGGCCGATGGTCAGCGCGGCCGCGGCCGTCGAGTTCACCGACGTCCAGCAGAAGGTCATCAAGCTGCTCACCGCGCTGGTGGGCGTCGACGGCCCGGCCCACCGGGCGCGGCGCAAGCTGGTGCAGGCGGGGTTCACGGTCAAGCGGATCGACTCCCTGCGGCCGAAGATCCAGGCGCTCGTCGACCGGCAGATCGACGAGATGATCGCCGAAGGCGCTCCGGTGGACCTGCTCAAGAAGTTCGCTTCGCCGGTGCCCCTGATCGCGTTGTGCGATCTGCTCGGCATCCCGCACGAGGACCAGGACTACTTCGAGAAGAAGGCGCACCAGATCCTGTTCGGGCCGGACGCCGGCGGGGCCTACGACGAGCTGATGGCCTACCTGACGAAGCTGATCGACAAGGCCGAGCAGAACCCGGGCGAAGAGGGGTTCCTGCAGGCCCTGCTCGCCGAGCGCGACCCGTCGAGCGACGTGGACCACGAGGAAATCCTGCAGATGTTCCTCATCGTGCTGGTGACCGGGCACGACACGACGTCGAGCTCGATCGGGCTCGGTGCCTTCACGCTGCTGCAGCACCCGGAACGGCTGGCCGAGCTGCGGGCGGACCCGTCGCTGATGCCCGCCGCGGTGGACGAGCTGACCCGGTTCGTGGTCGTCCCCGACGGCCTGCAGCGGGTGGCCGCGGACGACATCGAGGTCGACGCGGACACCACCATCCGCAAGGGCGACGGTGTGTTCTTCCTGTTCTCGCTCATCAACCGGGACGAGGAAGCCTACGAGGACGGCGACCGGCTGGATTGGCACCGCCCGACGTTCCGCGACCACCTGACCTACGGGTTCGGGACGCACCAGTGCGCGGGGATGAACCACGCGCGCGCCATCATGGAAATCGCTTTCCGGCGGCTGATCGACCGGCTGCCGGGATTGCGCCTGGCGGTCCCGGCCGACGAAGTCCGGGTCAAGCCGGGGGACGCGTTCCAAGGACTGGCCGAGCTGCCCGTCACTTGGTAG
- a CDS encoding cytochrome P450 family protein, whose amino-acid sequence MTTTAETSAEPVDLFSPEVVADPWGAHAAVREAPTLQIGGFMGGPPMYLAARYEDVRQVLMDQRFQCNPLADSPAEDIRNGVFRHLDMPEELIPWLKNLINASDGEEHARLRKLVSYALTAHRVGKFRPRVEELTAELLDKLEAAGGDGTPIDLVESFCYPLPVTVICELVGVDHEDRPQWRAWSDAMATLDGKRLPEEVRKTLAAARGMIERRRAEPKDDMVTALVEAQAKNPGIATDDELVGVLFSLVTAGHQTTTYLIGNSVLALHEHPDQLARLKADPSLWPQAVRELQRLGPIQFGQPRFATEDIEVGGTVIPRGMPVVPLIMAANSDPRKFPEPEKLQIDRLAVGSESHLGFGKGIHRCLGQHVAYLEAEVALRGLYTRFPDMTLAVPREEIPWILRPGFTRTKDLPVRLARPAS is encoded by the coding sequence ATGACCACCACTGCCGAGACTTCGGCCGAACCGGTCGACCTGTTCTCCCCGGAAGTGGTCGCCGACCCGTGGGGAGCGCACGCGGCGGTCCGCGAGGCGCCGACGCTGCAGATCGGCGGCTTCATGGGCGGGCCGCCGATGTACCTGGCCGCCCGCTACGAAGACGTCCGCCAGGTCCTGATGGACCAGCGGTTCCAGTGCAACCCGCTGGCCGATTCCCCCGCCGAGGACATCCGCAACGGCGTCTTCCGGCACCTGGACATGCCGGAGGAGCTGATCCCCTGGCTGAAGAACCTCATCAACGCCTCCGACGGCGAGGAGCACGCCCGGCTGCGCAAGCTGGTCTCCTACGCGCTCACCGCGCACCGGGTCGGCAAGTTCCGCCCCCGGGTCGAAGAGCTCACCGCGGAGCTGCTCGACAAGCTGGAAGCGGCGGGCGGTGACGGCACGCCGATCGACCTCGTCGAGTCGTTCTGCTACCCGCTGCCGGTCACCGTGATCTGCGAGCTGGTCGGCGTCGACCACGAAGACCGGCCGCAGTGGCGTGCGTGGAGCGACGCGATGGCCACCCTGGACGGCAAGCGGCTCCCGGAAGAAGTGCGCAAGACCCTCGCCGCCGCCCGCGGGATGATCGAGCGGCGCCGCGCCGAGCCGAAGGACGACATGGTCACCGCGCTCGTCGAGGCGCAGGCCAAGAACCCCGGCATCGCCACCGACGACGAGCTGGTCGGCGTCCTGTTCAGCCTGGTCACCGCCGGGCACCAGACGACCACCTACCTGATCGGCAACTCGGTGCTGGCCCTGCACGAGCACCCCGACCAGCTCGCGCGGCTCAAGGCCGACCCGTCGCTGTGGCCGCAGGCCGTGCGCGAACTGCAGCGCCTGGGCCCGATCCAGTTCGGGCAGCCGCGGTTCGCCACCGAGGACATCGAGGTGGGCGGCACGGTGATCCCGCGCGGCATGCCCGTGGTGCCGCTGATCATGGCCGCCAACAGCGACCCGCGGAAGTTCCCCGAGCCGGAGAAGCTGCAGATCGACCGGCTCGCCGTCGGCAGCGAGAGCCACCTCGGCTTCGGCAAGGGCATCCACCGCTGCCTCGGCCAGCACGTCGCCTACCTGGAGGCGGAAGTGGCCCTGCGCGGCCTGTACACCCGGTTCCCGGACATGACGCTGGCGGTGCCGCGCGAAGAGATCCCGTGGATCCTGCGGCCCGGCTTCACCCGGACCAAGGACCTCCCGGTGCGGCTCGCCCGGCCGGCGTCCTGA
- the rfbH gene encoding lipopolysaccharide biosynthesis protein RfbH, translating to MVDSARSDLLTQVRDYHDAQSPGPAPFIPGQTPILSSGAVLDAADREALVAAALDLRIASGTIATKFESSFARKLKRRKAVLTNSGSSANLLALSTLTSPTLGDEQLKPGDEVVTVAAGFPTTVNPILQNGMIPVFVDIELGTYNTTAERVEAAISPRTRAIMIAHTLGNPFPVAEIAEIAQRHGCHLIEDNCDAVGSTYQGQLTGTFGRFSTVSFYPAHHLTMGEGGMLLSSDIKLAKLAKSFRDWGRDCWCEPGEDDRCLKRFDLHLGTLPEAYDHKYVFSEVGYNLKSTDIHAALGLSQLAKLPDFVDARKRNWRQLREGLDGLPGLILPEATPGSDPSWFGFIITVKPDAGFDVPEVVEYLEARNIRTRRLFAGNLTRHPAYIGKPQRIAGPLTNSDIVTERTFWIGVYPGITTEMIEYVIGTLKEFVATH from the coding sequence ATGGTCGACTCAGCCCGATCGGACCTGCTGACGCAGGTTCGCGACTACCACGACGCCCAGTCCCCCGGGCCGGCGCCGTTCATCCCGGGGCAGACACCGATCCTGTCGTCCGGGGCGGTGCTGGACGCCGCCGACCGCGAAGCCCTGGTGGCCGCCGCGCTCGACCTGCGCATCGCCTCCGGCACCATCGCGACGAAGTTCGAGTCGTCCTTCGCCCGGAAACTCAAGCGGCGCAAGGCGGTGCTGACGAACTCCGGCTCGTCGGCGAACCTGCTGGCGCTGAGCACGCTGACGTCCCCGACGCTGGGCGACGAGCAGCTCAAGCCGGGCGACGAGGTCGTCACGGTCGCGGCCGGCTTCCCGACCACGGTGAACCCGATCCTGCAGAACGGCATGATCCCGGTGTTCGTCGACATCGAGCTCGGCACGTACAACACGACCGCCGAACGGGTCGAAGCGGCGATCTCCCCGCGCACGCGCGCCATCATGATCGCCCACACGCTGGGAAATCCTTTCCCGGTGGCGGAAATCGCCGAAATCGCCCAGCGCCACGGCTGCCACCTCATCGAGGACAACTGCGACGCCGTCGGCTCCACCTACCAGGGACAGCTCACCGGCACGTTCGGCCGGTTCTCGACGGTGTCCTTCTACCCAGCCCACCACCTGACCATGGGCGAGGGCGGCATGCTGCTGTCCTCGGACATCAAGCTGGCCAAGCTGGCGAAGTCGTTCCGCGACTGGGGCCGCGACTGCTGGTGCGAGCCCGGCGAGGACGACCGCTGCCTGAAGCGGTTCGACCTGCACCTCGGCACGCTGCCGGAGGCCTACGACCACAAGTACGTCTTCTCCGAGGTCGGCTACAACCTCAAGAGCACCGACATCCACGCCGCGCTCGGGCTGAGCCAGCTGGCGAAACTGCCGGACTTCGTCGACGCCCGCAAGCGCAACTGGCGTCAGCTGCGCGAAGGCCTCGACGGCCTGCCCGGGCTGATCCTGCCGGAGGCCACGCCGGGCAGCGACCCGAGCTGGTTCGGGTTCATCATCACGGTGAAACCCGACGCCGGCTTCGACGTCCCGGAGGTCGTCGAGTACCTCGAGGCGCGCAACATCCGCACCCGGCGGCTGTTCGCGGGCAACCTGACCCGCCACCCCGCCTACATCGGCAAGCCGCAGCGCATCGCCGGCCCGCTGACCAACAGCGACATCGTCACCGAGCGGACGTTCTGGATCGGCGTCTACCCGGGGATCACCACGGAGATGATCGAGTACGTGATCGGCACGCTCAAGGAGTTCGTCGCCACGCACTGA
- a CDS encoding glycosyltransferase, producing MAPGFSVGKLEPTTSHPWEDDLVKVLNLAGVAPSTVFSHVPLANALRNAGHQVMTTASVDEMVDTIAGVGLSAVRTTAPGVTPRQVIAESGLTHVPEDPAEREVMAGRWYAHMEYVTLDALLAFSKDWRPDVIVSGVTSYSGPLLAAHLGVPYVRHAWDIHTPRLMDQGAEDQLREQLTELGLDGLPEPAMTIEIAPPSLLPDDLKGGQPMRWIPGNSQSVLEPWMYTKSAGTRIGVTIGTGVANYNQYDFLQAVVEQVATLDAEVVVAVTEDAAPELRERLKNVRAGWIPLDVVAPTCDVLVHQTGGSTMMTGLSFGVPQVLLPDPNLFRANAMARRLADTGAAVVLSPEEATSEVIAKTCGELVADPAFKAAAGGLAREIAELPSPNEVALRIEQLVREAS from the coding sequence ATGGCCCCGGGCTTCTCCGTGGGCAAGCTGGAGCCGACCACGAGCCACCCCTGGGAGGACGATCTTGTGAAGGTTCTAAATCTCGCCGGGGTCGCCCCGTCGACGGTGTTCAGCCACGTCCCGCTCGCGAACGCCCTGCGCAACGCCGGGCACCAGGTGATGACCACGGCGTCGGTCGACGAGATGGTCGACACGATCGCCGGCGTCGGGCTGTCCGCGGTGCGGACCACGGCGCCGGGCGTCACCCCGCGGCAGGTCATCGCCGAAAGCGGCCTGACGCACGTGCCGGAAGACCCGGCAGAGCGCGAAGTCATGGCCGGCCGCTGGTACGCGCACATGGAGTACGTGACCCTGGACGCCTTGCTGGCGTTCAGCAAGGACTGGCGCCCGGACGTCATCGTCAGCGGCGTCACCTCCTACTCCGGCCCGCTGCTGGCCGCCCACCTCGGCGTGCCGTACGTGCGCCACGCCTGGGACATCCACACCCCGCGGCTGATGGATCAGGGTGCCGAGGACCAGCTGCGCGAGCAGCTGACGGAACTCGGCCTGGACGGCCTGCCCGAGCCCGCCATGACGATCGAGATCGCGCCGCCGAGCCTGCTGCCGGACGACCTCAAGGGCGGCCAGCCGATGCGGTGGATCCCCGGCAACTCGCAGTCGGTGCTGGAACCGTGGATGTACACCAAGAGCGCGGGCACCCGGATCGGCGTCACCATCGGCACCGGGGTCGCGAACTACAACCAGTACGACTTCCTGCAGGCCGTCGTCGAACAGGTCGCCACCCTGGACGCCGAAGTCGTCGTGGCCGTCACCGAAGACGCGGCGCCGGAACTGCGTGAGCGGCTGAAGAACGTGCGGGCGGGCTGGATCCCGCTGGACGTCGTCGCGCCGACCTGTGACGTCCTGGTGCACCAGACCGGCGGCAGCACGATGATGACGGGCCTGAGCTTCGGCGTGCCGCAGGTGCTGCTCCCGGACCCCAACCTCTTCCGCGCCAACGCGATGGCCCGCCGGCTCGCCGACACCGGCGCCGCGGTCGTGCTCTCGCCCGAGGAAGCCACGAGCGAGGTCATCGCGAAGACGTGCGGCGAGCTGGTCGCCGACCCGGCGTTCAAGGCGGCCGCGGGCGGGCTCGCCCGGGAGATCGCCGAGCTGCCCTCGCCGAACGAAGTGGCGCTGCGCATCGAGCAGCTCGTCCGGGAAGCGTCCTAA
- a CDS encoding dTDP-4-dehydrorhamnose 3,5-epimerase family protein: protein MTVQPLAIDGAHVVTSQSFGDERGDFFEVYRQDVLTEALGYRPRFLQTNVSTSCRNVVRGVHGAMTPPGLAKFVTCLRGSLLDFVVDVRTGSPTFGQWDMIVLNQHGGTAVYVEEGLGHAFVSLEDDTCVQYLLSDLYRPAEVLTVQPLDPEIGLPLNLPGEPILSERDAAAPTLREAGELGLLPRYEECLALREARVRLEVSVAS, encoded by the coding sequence ATGACCGTTCAGCCGCTGGCCATCGACGGCGCACACGTGGTCACGTCCCAGTCGTTCGGCGACGAGCGCGGCGACTTCTTCGAGGTCTACCGCCAGGACGTGCTCACCGAGGCGCTCGGCTACCGGCCGCGGTTCCTGCAAACGAACGTCTCGACGTCGTGCCGCAACGTCGTGCGCGGCGTGCACGGGGCGATGACCCCGCCCGGCCTGGCGAAGTTCGTGACGTGCCTGCGCGGTTCGCTGCTCGACTTCGTCGTCGACGTGCGGACCGGTTCCCCGACGTTCGGCCAGTGGGACATGATCGTGCTCAACCAGCACGGCGGGACCGCGGTGTACGTCGAGGAAGGCCTCGGCCACGCGTTCGTGTCCCTCGAAGACGACACGTGCGTCCAGTACCTGCTGTCCGACCTCTACCGGCCGGCGGAGGTGCTCACCGTGCAGCCGCTGGACCCGGAAATCGGCCTCCCGCTGAACCTGCCGGGCGAGCCGATCCTGTCCGAGCGCGACGCGGCGGCGCCGACGTTGCGGGAGGCCGGCGAGCTGGGCCTGCTGCCGCGGTACGAGGAGTGCCTCGCGCTGCGGGAGGCGCGCGTGCGGCTCGAAGTGTCCGTGGCTTCCTGA